Proteins encoded by one window of Musa acuminata AAA Group cultivar baxijiao chromosome BXJ2-9, Cavendish_Baxijiao_AAA, whole genome shotgun sequence:
- the LOC135622198 gene encoding protein C2-DOMAIN ABA-RELATED 5-like produces the protein MDHLLGLLRVRVVRGVSLAYRDATGSDPYVVVRMGGQKLKTSVKKHNVNPVWNEDLTLTVSDPTQPVKIRVYDKDTFSRDDKMGDAEIDIVPFVEAVKMNLSDIPNDTIIKTMNPNRHNCLAEESAIVWKDGKVVQDIIVRLRNVESGELELQLLWVDIPGAPGF, from the exons atgGATCATCTGCTGGGTCTCCTCAGAGTGCGGGTGGTGAGAGGGGTGAGCTTGGCCTACCGCGACGCCACTGGCAGCGACCCTTACGTCGTCGTCCGCATGGGCGGTCAG AAACTGAAGACCAGTGTGAAGAAGCACAATGTCAATCCAGTTTGGAATGAAGATTTGACACTTACAGTTTCAGATCCTACTCAACCTGTGAAGATT CGAGTTTACGACAAGGACACATTCAGCCGTGACGACAAGATGGGCGATGCGGAGATCGATATCGTGCCATTCGTAGAGGCAGTGAAAATGAACTTGTCTGATATCCCAAATGACACCATCATCAAAACCATGAACCCTAACAGGCACAACTGCTTGGCTGAAGAGAGTGCCATTGTGTGGAAAGATGGCAAGGTGGTGCAAGACATCATTGTCAGGCTCAGAAATGTGGAGAGTGGTGAATTGGAGTTGCAGCTGCTGTGGGTTGACATACCAGGTGCTCCAGGCTTTTAG